A genomic segment from Spinacia oleracea cultivar Varoflay chromosome 3, BTI_SOV_V1, whole genome shotgun sequence encodes:
- the LOC130469119 gene encoding uncharacterized protein yields the protein MCEDLIFKLVGHELEDISILDIKPWVMHAEVAEKFLSFENQVFLAGDAAHRFPPAGGFGIITGIQDAQNLAWKLAAVVNDCHI from the exons ATGTGTGAGGATTTGATTTTTAAATTGGTTGGTCATGAGCTTGAAGATATATCTATACTCGATATTAAGCCTTGGGTAATGCATGCTGAAGTTGCTGAGAAGTTTTTGTCCTTTGAAAACCAAGTTTTTCTAGCTGGTGATGCCGCTCATCGTTTTCCTCCAGCCGGTGGATTTG GCATAATTACTGGGATTCAGGATGCTCAAAATCTTGCTTGGAAGCTGGCTGCAGTTGTCAACG ATTGCCATATTTAA